The nucleotide sequence ACCAACTACAAAATCAGCCGAGCCCTAGGCGACTATTACTACCAAGTGCTACAGTGCGAATGTGCCGAGGCGGAGAAGTCGCCGAACACGCTTATGTCGTTGATTGTCCGCAATTACAGCCTGGCACACGCCCACGGCTACGGCGACGTTAGCTCTTACTACGCCCTCGGGTACGTGCGTATGAGCCAGGGCCGGTTTGCTGAAAGCGTCCCGCACTTCAAACGCGCTGTTCAACTGCGGCCCAGCTACGCCCTAGCGTACTTCAACCTCGCCTACAGCTACAACGAGCTGAAGCAGTTGGAGAATGCCAAAGAAGCGGCTCTCACTGCGGCCACCCTCTTCACCGACGATCCGCAGATGAAGGGAGACGCCACCTATCTGGCTGAAGACATCGAGCGCCGCCTCGCCACTACCACCCCGGCCAACTCGAAAACCAGTTCCAAGAAAAAAATGTAACCTACGGGTGT is from Hymenobacter tibetensis and encodes:
- a CDS encoding tetratricopeptide repeat protein — protein: MLYRLLLLLLLLPTTAHLSAAQTKAAATPSKASTETQTLEKASQLILDRKYESAFKLLNRFDPKHRRPAIVLKQTELALNYNLRSREYEGFGFRDLEPLERLDSLRARYPRAAIPYPFPVERILLSLKKQYPTNYKISRALGDYYYQVLQCECAEAEKSPNTLMSLIVRNYSLAHAHGYGDVSSYYALGYVRMSQGRFAESVPHFKRAVQLRPSYALAYFNLAYSYNELKQLENAKEAALTAATLFTDDPQMKGDATYLAEDIERRLATTTPANSKTSSKKKM